In Lates calcarifer isolate ASB-BC8 linkage group LG4, TLL_Latcal_v3, whole genome shotgun sequence, a genomic segment contains:
- the ap1s3b gene encoding AP-1 complex subunit sigma-3 isoform X2 has translation MMRFLLLFSRQGKLRLQKWFTPMSDREKKKIIRDMTTMVLARQPRSCNFLHWKDLKIIYKRYASLYFCLAIESQENELLALEVIHRYVELLDKYFGNVFHHFPPFPFIQYTCVCELDIIFNFEKAYFILDEFLMGGEIQETSKQVVNRCIESSDMLQETMEEYMSKPAF, from the exons ATG ATGCgcttcctgctgctcttcagtCGCCAGGGAAAGCTGCGTCTGCAGAAGTGGTTCACGCCCATGTCAgacagggagaagaagaagatcaTCAGGGACATGACCACCATGGTGTTGGCACGGCAACCACGCTCCTGTAACTTTCTGCACTGGAAAGACCTTAAGATTATTTACAAGAG ATACGCCAGCTTGTATTTCTGCCTGGCTATAGAGAGCCAGGAGAATGAGCTGCTAGCCCTGGAGGTTATTCATCGCTATGTGGAGCTGCTGGACAAATACTTTGGCAATGTATTTCACCATTTTCCACCTTTTCCTTTTATTCAATATACATGT GTGTGTGAGCTGGACATAATCTTTAACTTTGAGAAGGCCTATTTTATCCTGGATGAGTTTCTAATGGGAGGAGAGATACAAGAAACCTCCAAACAGGTTGTGAATCGCTGTATTGAATCCTCAGACATGTTGCAGGAG
- the ap1s3b gene encoding AP-1 complex subunit sigma-2 isoform X1, whose product MMRFLLLFSRQGKLRLQKWFTPMSDREKKKIIRDMTTMVLARQPRSCNFLHWKDLKIIYKRYASLYFCLAIESQENELLALEVIHRYVELLDKYFGNVFHHFPPFPFIQYTCVCELDIIFNFEKAYFILDEFLMGGEIQETSKQVVNRCIESSDMLQEDDSSEWYEVELFG is encoded by the exons ATG ATGCgcttcctgctgctcttcagtCGCCAGGGAAAGCTGCGTCTGCAGAAGTGGTTCACGCCCATGTCAgacagggagaagaagaagatcaTCAGGGACATGACCACCATGGTGTTGGCACGGCAACCACGCTCCTGTAACTTTCTGCACTGGAAAGACCTTAAGATTATTTACAAGAG ATACGCCAGCTTGTATTTCTGCCTGGCTATAGAGAGCCAGGAGAATGAGCTGCTAGCCCTGGAGGTTATTCATCGCTATGTGGAGCTGCTGGACAAATACTTTGGCAATGTATTTCACCATTTTCCACCTTTTCCTTTTATTCAATATACATGT GTGTGTGAGCTGGACATAATCTTTAACTTTGAGAAGGCCTATTTTATCCTGGATGAGTTTCTAATGGGAGGAGAGATACAAGAAACCTCCAAACAGGTTGTGAATCGCTGTATTGAATCCTCAGACATGTTGCAGGAG
- the ap1s3b gene encoding AP-1 complex subunit sigma-3 isoform X4: MMRFLLLFSRQGKLRLQKWFTPMSDREKKKIIRDMTTMVLARQPRSCNFLHWKDLKIIYKRYASLYFCLAIESQENELLALEVIHRYVELLDKYFGNVCELDIIFNFEKAYFILDEFLMGGEIQETSKQVVNRCIESSDMLQETMEEYMSKPAF; the protein is encoded by the exons ATG ATGCgcttcctgctgctcttcagtCGCCAGGGAAAGCTGCGTCTGCAGAAGTGGTTCACGCCCATGTCAgacagggagaagaagaagatcaTCAGGGACATGACCACCATGGTGTTGGCACGGCAACCACGCTCCTGTAACTTTCTGCACTGGAAAGACCTTAAGATTATTTACAAGAG ATACGCCAGCTTGTATTTCTGCCTGGCTATAGAGAGCCAGGAGAATGAGCTGCTAGCCCTGGAGGTTATTCATCGCTATGTGGAGCTGCTGGACAAATACTTTGGCAAT GTGTGTGAGCTGGACATAATCTTTAACTTTGAGAAGGCCTATTTTATCCTGGATGAGTTTCTAATGGGAGGAGAGATACAAGAAACCTCCAAACAGGTTGTGAATCGCTGTATTGAATCCTCAGACATGTTGCAGGAG
- the ap1s3b gene encoding AP-1 complex subunit sigma-2 isoform X3, which yields MMRFLLLFSRQGKLRLQKWFTPMSDREKKKIIRDMTTMVLARQPRSCNFLHWKDLKIIYKRYASLYFCLAIESQENELLALEVIHRYVELLDKYFGNVCELDIIFNFEKAYFILDEFLMGGEIQETSKQVVNRCIESSDMLQEDDSSEWYEVELFG from the exons ATG ATGCgcttcctgctgctcttcagtCGCCAGGGAAAGCTGCGTCTGCAGAAGTGGTTCACGCCCATGTCAgacagggagaagaagaagatcaTCAGGGACATGACCACCATGGTGTTGGCACGGCAACCACGCTCCTGTAACTTTCTGCACTGGAAAGACCTTAAGATTATTTACAAGAG ATACGCCAGCTTGTATTTCTGCCTGGCTATAGAGAGCCAGGAGAATGAGCTGCTAGCCCTGGAGGTTATTCATCGCTATGTGGAGCTGCTGGACAAATACTTTGGCAAT GTGTGTGAGCTGGACATAATCTTTAACTTTGAGAAGGCCTATTTTATCCTGGATGAGTTTCTAATGGGAGGAGAGATACAAGAAACCTCCAAACAGGTTGTGAATCGCTGTATTGAATCCTCAGACATGTTGCAGGAG
- the LOC108883532 gene encoding dehydrogenase/reductase SDR family member 12 isoform X2 — translation MNELIKLISHITQLNCQGKGYEAASKDFEPQDLDVSVVGRSFMVTGANSGIGRATAMAIAKKGGTVHMVCRNKDKAEEVREDIVDRSGNTEVYIHIVDMSETRKVWQFAEAFKKQYPSLNVLINNAGCMVHKRELNAEGLEKNFATNTMGVYILTQTLIPLIQKSRDPRVITVSSGGMLVQKLRVDDLQSEKGYFDGVMVYAQNKRQQVVLTQQWAKANPVIHFSVMHPGWVDTPAVSTSMPQFHQMMGERLRSVEQGADTVVWLALSRAAARTCSGQFFQDRKPVPVHLPLAWTHSSMQEIQSFMTQLETLARVVQSQPDPELNSLLSPSTPQFV, via the exons ATGAATGAGCTAATTAAACTCATATCTCATATCACTCAACTGAACTGTCAGGG GAAGGGCTATGAGGCAGCATCTAAAGACTTTGAGCCCCAGGACCTGGATGTGTCCGTTGTGGGAAGGTCTTTTATGGTCACCGGAGCCAACAGCGGAATCGGCAGAGCAACAGCCATGGCAATAGCCAAGAAAG GTGGGACGGTCCATATGGTGTGTAGGAACAAAGATAAAGCAGAAGAGGTCAGGGAGGACATTGTCGATCGGTCTGGGAATACG GAGGTATACATCCATATTGTGGACATGTCAGAGACACGCAAAGTCTGGCAGTTTGCAGAGGCCTTTAAAAAGCAGTATCCATCCTTGAATGTGTTG ATAAATAATGCAGGGTGTATGGTGCACAAGAGAGAGCTAAACGCCGAGGGACTGGAGAAGAACTTTGCCACCAACACTATGG gGGTGTATATACTCACCCAGACTCTTATACCACTAATACAGAAGAGCCGGGATCCAAGAGTG ATCACTGTGTCCTCAGGAGGCATGCTGGTCCAGAAACTCAGAGTTGATGACTTGCAGTCAGAGAAGGGCTACTTTGATGGCGTCATGGTCTACGCCCAGAACAAG aGACAGCAGGTGGTGCTGACACAACAGTGGGCCAAAGCCAACCCTGTTATTCACTTCTCTGTGATGCATCCAGGCTGGGTAGATACACCAG CTGTTTCCACATCAATGCCTCAGTTTCACCAGATGATGGGGGAGAGACTGCGCAGTGTAGAGCAAGGAGCCGACACCGTTGTATGGTTGGCTTTGTCTCGAGCTGCTGCCAGAACATGCAGCGGGCAGTTCTTTCAAG ATCGTAAGCCCGTTCCTGTTCACCTGCCTCTGGCCTGGACTCACAGCTCTATGCAAGAGATTCAGAGTTTCATGACTCAGCTGGAGACTCTGGCCCGAGTTGTTCAGTCACAACCAGATCCAGAGCTTAACAGTCTCCTGAGCCCCTCCACACCTCAGTTTGTCTAA
- the LOC108883532 gene encoding dehydrogenase/reductase SDR family member 12 isoform X1 has product MSGCQGLASWCTLWGDSSLLVNMSMYRNAIWFLNGIHQYTRKGYEAASKDFEPQDLDVSVVGRSFMVTGANSGIGRATAMAIAKKGGTVHMVCRNKDKAEEVREDIVDRSGNTEVYIHIVDMSETRKVWQFAEAFKKQYPSLNVLINNAGCMVHKRELNAEGLEKNFATNTMGVYILTQTLIPLIQKSRDPRVITVSSGGMLVQKLRVDDLQSEKGYFDGVMVYAQNKRQQVVLTQQWAKANPVIHFSVMHPGWVDTPAVSTSMPQFHQMMGERLRSVEQGADTVVWLALSRAAARTCSGQFFQDRKPVPVHLPLAWTHSSMQEIQSFMTQLETLARVVQSQPDPELNSLLSPSTPQFV; this is encoded by the exons ATGAGTGGTTGTCAGGGACTGGCAAGCTGGTGCACTCTTTGGGGGGATAGTTCTTTACTTGTTAACATGTCTATGTACCGAAATGCCATCTGGTTTTTGAATGGAATCCACCAATATACGAG GAAGGGCTATGAGGCAGCATCTAAAGACTTTGAGCCCCAGGACCTGGATGTGTCCGTTGTGGGAAGGTCTTTTATGGTCACCGGAGCCAACAGCGGAATCGGCAGAGCAACAGCCATGGCAATAGCCAAGAAAG GTGGGACGGTCCATATGGTGTGTAGGAACAAAGATAAAGCAGAAGAGGTCAGGGAGGACATTGTCGATCGGTCTGGGAATACG GAGGTATACATCCATATTGTGGACATGTCAGAGACACGCAAAGTCTGGCAGTTTGCAGAGGCCTTTAAAAAGCAGTATCCATCCTTGAATGTGTTG ATAAATAATGCAGGGTGTATGGTGCACAAGAGAGAGCTAAACGCCGAGGGACTGGAGAAGAACTTTGCCACCAACACTATGG gGGTGTATATACTCACCCAGACTCTTATACCACTAATACAGAAGAGCCGGGATCCAAGAGTG ATCACTGTGTCCTCAGGAGGCATGCTGGTCCAGAAACTCAGAGTTGATGACTTGCAGTCAGAGAAGGGCTACTTTGATGGCGTCATGGTCTACGCCCAGAACAAG aGACAGCAGGTGGTGCTGACACAACAGTGGGCCAAAGCCAACCCTGTTATTCACTTCTCTGTGATGCATCCAGGCTGGGTAGATACACCAG CTGTTTCCACATCAATGCCTCAGTTTCACCAGATGATGGGGGAGAGACTGCGCAGTGTAGAGCAAGGAGCCGACACCGTTGTATGGTTGGCTTTGTCTCGAGCTGCTGCCAGAACATGCAGCGGGCAGTTCTTTCAAG ATCGTAAGCCCGTTCCTGTTCACCTGCCTCTGGCCTGGACTCACAGCTCTATGCAAGAGATTCAGAGTTTCATGACTCAGCTGGAGACTCTGGCCCGAGTTGTTCAGTCACAACCAGATCCAGAGCTTAACAGTCTCCTGAGCCCCTCCACACCTCAGTTTGTCTAA
- the LOC108883529 gene encoding cullin-3 produces MSNLKGPSKKDTKMRIRAFPMTMDEKYVNNIWDLLKNAIQEIQRKNNSGLSFEELYRNAYTMVLHKHGEKLYTGLREVVTEHLINKVREDVLNSLNNNFLQTLNQAWNDHQTAMVMIRDILMYMDRVYVQQNNVENVYNLGLIIFRDQVVRYGCIRDHLRQTLLDMIARERKGEVVDRGAIRNACQMLMILGLDGRSVYEEDFEGPFLDMSAEFFQMESQKFLAENSASVYIKKVEARINEEIERVMHCLDKSTEEPIVKVVERELISKHMKTIVEMENSGLVHMLKNGKTEDLACMYKLFSRVPNGLKTMCECMSSYLREQGKALVSEEGEGKNPVDYIQGLLDLKTRFDRFLLESFNNDRLFKQTIAGDFEYFLNLNSRSPEYLSLFIDDKLKKGVKGLTEQEVESILDKAMVLFRFMQEKDVFERYYKQHLGRRLLSNKSVSDDSEKNMISKLKTECGCQFTSKLEGMFRDMSISNTTMDEFRQHIQTTSASLSGVDLTVRVLTTGYWPTQSATPKCTIPPAPRHAFEVFRRFYLAKHSGRQLTLQHHMGGADLNATFYGAIKKEDGSEVGVGGAQVTGSNTRKHILQVSTFQMTILMLFNNREKCTFEEIQQETDIPERELVRALQSLACGKPTQRVLTKEPKSKEIENGHVFTVNDQFTSKLHRVKIQTVAAKQGESDPERKETRQKVDDDRKHEIEAAIVRIMKSRKKMQHNVLVAEVTQQLRARFLPSPVVIKKRIEGLIEREYLARTPEDRKVYTYVA; encoded by the exons ATGTCCAACCTCAAAGGCCCCTCCAAGAAGGACACCAAGATGAGGATACGAGCCTTTCCT ATGACTATGGATGAGAAGTATGTGAACAACATCTGGGACCTTCTAAAGAATGCCATCCAGGAGATTCAGAGGAAGAACAACAGTGGACTAAGCTTTGAGGAGCTGTACAGGAACGCCTACACCATGGTGCTCCACAAGCATGGGGAGAAGCTCTACACAGGCCTGAGGGAGGTTGTCACAGAGCACCTCatcaacaaa gtACGGGAAGATGTCCTGAACTCTTTAAATAATAACTTTCTGCAAACATTGAACCAGGCGTGGAATGACCATCAAACTGCCATGGTTATGATTAGAGACATCCTCATGTACATG GACCGGGTCTAtgttcaacaaaacaatgtggAGAATGTGTACAACCTCGGCCTCATCATATTCAGGGACCAGGTGGTGCGCTATGGCTGCATCAGAGACCACTTACGACAGACATTACTGGACATGATTGCACgtgagaggaagggagaggttGTAGACAG GGGGGCCATCAGAAATGCCTGCCAGATGCTAATGATTCTCGGCCTCGACGGCAGATCTGTATATGAAGAGGACTTTGAGGGACCTTTCTTAGATATGTCAGCTGAATTCTTCCAG ATGGAGAGCCAAAAGTTCCTAGCTGAAAACAGTGCCAGTGTCTACATAAAGAAGGTAGAGGCCAGAATCAATGAAGAGATTGAGCGAGTTATGCACTGCTTGGACAAGTCTACAGAGGAGCCCATTGTCAAGGTGGTGGAGCGGGAGCTAATTTCTAAACACATGAAGACCATTGTAGAGATGGAGAACTCTGGCCTTGTGCATATGCTAAAGAATGGCAAAACAGAAG acCTGGCTTGCATGTACAAGCTGTTCAGTCGTGTGCCAAATGGCCTGAAAACAATGTGCGAGTGTATGAGCTCTTACCTGAGAGAGCAAGGCAAAGCTCTGGTGTcagaagagggagagggcaAGAACCCTGTCGACTATATCCAG GGCCTGCTAGACCTGAAGACACGATTTGATCGCTTCCTCCTGGAGTCCTTCAACAATGACAGACTCTTCAAACAAACCATAGCTGGAGACTTTGAGTATTTCCTCAACCTCAATTCCCGCTCTCCAGAGTACCTGTCACTCTTCATTGATGATAAGCTCAAGAAGGGAGTCAAAGGG TTGACAGAACAGGAGGTAGAGTCAATCCTTGACAAGGCCATGGTGCTGTTCAGGTTTATGCAGGAGAAGGATGTGTTTGAAAGGTACTACAAGCAGCATCTGGGTCGCAGGCTGCTCAGCAACAAGAGTGTCTCAGACGACTCAGAGAAGAACATGATCTCTAAGCTCAAG ACAGAATGTGGCTGTCAGTTCACCTCGAAACTGGAAGGGATGTTTAGAGACATGAGCATCTCCAACACCACCATGGATGAGTTCAGGCAACACATACAAACTACGTCG GCATCTCTAAGTGGTGTGGACCTCACAGTAAGAGTCCTCACTACTGGCTACTGGCCCACACAGTCTGCAACCCCCAAATGCACCATCCCCCCTGCTCCTAGACACGCCTTTGAAGTTTTTAGAAG gttttacCTCGCCAAGCACAGTGGCAGAcagctcacactgcagcacCACATGGGTGGGGCAGACCTAAACGCAACTTTCTATGGAGCTATTAAAAAG GAGGATGGTTCAGAAGTGGGTGTGGGAGGTGCCCAGGTGACAGGCTCTAACACCAGGAAGCACATATTGCAAGTCTCCACCTTCCAGATGACTATCCTCATGCTCTTCAATAACAGAGAAAAGTGCACTTTTGAG GAGATCCAGCAGGAGACAGATATTCCCGAGCGGGAGTTAGTGCGAGCACTGCAGTCTTTGGCCTGTGGGAAGCCCACACAGAGAGTTCTCACCAAGGAGCCAAAGTCCAAGGAGATTGAAAACGGCCACGTGTTTACAGTCAATGATCAGTTTACTTCCAAACTGCACAGAGTCAaaatacagacag TTGCTGCTAAACAAGGTGAGTCGGACCCCGAAAGGAAAGAGACGCGGCAGAAAGTGGATGACGACAGAAAGCATGAGATAGAGGCAGCCATTGTCCGAATCATGAAGTCGAGGAAGAAGATGCAGCACAATGTCTTGGTGGCGGAG GTGACTCAGCAGCTCCGGGCACGCTTCCTTCCCAGTCCTGTGGTAATTAAAAAGCGTATAGAAGGACTAATAGAAAGAGAATACTTGGCGAGGACACCAGAGGATCGTAAAGTGTACACCTATGTTGCatag